The Clostridium sporogenes genome contains a region encoding:
- the pdaB gene encoding polysaccharide deacetylase family sporulation protein PdaB, which produces MKDKFKKRMVFSLLLLVLAISMSFFINGRGQNASLNIRNKVPIYRVDTKENKISLTFDVSRGDEYIEKILDILDENDVKATFFLVGDWIEQNPKKVKEIHSKGHEIGNHSHSHPNMSIISKEKIVKDININDANIRRITGEGTKLFRFPGGYYNDEAVDIVNKMGLCSIQWDVDSIDWKEQGADLEYERIIKKTKPGSILLFHNTAKYTPDNLPRIIKELKENGFQFVKVGDLIYKENYYIDSAGVQKKN; this is translated from the coding sequence ATGAAAGATAAATTTAAAAAGAGAATGGTATTTTCTTTACTATTATTAGTTTTAGCCATAAGTATGTCTTTTTTTATTAATGGAAGAGGACAAAATGCTTCATTAAATATTAGGAATAAAGTGCCAATATATAGAGTTGATACAAAAGAAAATAAAATATCTTTGACTTTTGATGTTAGTAGAGGAGACGAATATATAGAAAAAATATTAGATATTTTAGATGAAAATGATGTTAAAGCTACCTTTTTTTTAGTAGGAGATTGGATAGAGCAAAATCCTAAGAAAGTAAAAGAAATTCATAGTAAAGGACACGAGATAGGCAATCATTCTCATAGTCATCCTAATATGAGTATAATATCTAAAGAAAAAATAGTAAAAGATATCAATATTAATGATGCTAATATAAGAAGAATAACTGGAGAAGGTACTAAATTATTTAGATTTCCAGGAGGGTATTATAATGATGAAGCTGTGGATATAGTAAATAAAATGGGATTATGTTCTATACAATGGGATGTGGATAGTATTGATTGGAAAGAACAAGGTGCAGATTTAGAATATGAAAGAATTATAAAAAAGACTAAACCTGGGTCCATATTACTTTTCCATAATACAGCTAAATACACTCCAGATAACTTACCAAGGATAATTAAGGAATTAAAAGAAAATGGATTTCAATTTGTAAAGGTAGGGGATTTAATATATAAAGAAAATTATTATATAGATTCAGCAGGAGTACAAAAAAAGAATTAA
- a CDS encoding TIGR03905 family TSCPD domain-containing protein produces MHTYSPTGVCSREITFDIIQNKVVKVNFLGGCDGNLKGLSSLIEGMDVDEAIKRLQGITCGSKNTSCPDQLSKALQEAKKIK; encoded by the coding sequence ATGCACACTTATTCACCTACTGGAGTCTGTTCAAGAGAAATAACTTTTGATATAATCCAAAATAAAGTAGTAAAGGTTAACTTTCTTGGAGGATGTGATGGTAATCTTAAAGGATTATCTAGTCTAATAGAGGGAATGGATGTGGATGAAGCTATAAAAAGATTACAAGGTATAACTTGTGGTTCTAAAAATACTTCCTGTCCAGATCAATTATCCAAAGCGCTACAAGAAGCTAAAAAAATAAAATAA
- the dapD gene encoding 2,3,4,5-tetrahydropyridine-2,6-dicarboxylate N-acetyltransferase, producing the protein MSYNLTDPYEIAKYIKEAKKSTPIKAYIEGDLSDCDFTNIEKFNSGDLYILFGESEEILVLIEKNKNKIKNCRIEQDRRKSAIPLLDMLKVNARIEPGAIIRDKVIIGENAVIMMGAVINIGAEIGEETMVDMNAVVGARGKLGKNVHLGAGAVVAGVLEPPSSNPCTIEDNVLIGANAVILEGVKIGKGSVVAAGSIVTTDVPENVVVAGAPAKIIKEVDVKTKDKTKLLDDLRK; encoded by the coding sequence ATGAGTTACAATTTAACAGATCCATATGAAATAGCTAAATACATAAAAGAAGCTAAAAAATCAACTCCTATCAAGGCCTACATAGAAGGAGATCTTTCAGACTGTGATTTTACAAACATAGAAAAATTTAATAGTGGTGATTTATATATATTATTTGGTGAATCAGAAGAAATATTAGTTCTTATAGAAAAAAATAAGAATAAAATAAAAAATTGTAGAATAGAACAAGATAGAAGAAAATCTGCAATCCCTTTACTTGATATGCTTAAAGTAAATGCTAGAATAGAACCTGGTGCTATAATAAGAGATAAAGTTATAATAGGTGAAAACGCTGTTATTATGATGGGTGCCGTTATAAATATAGGTGCTGAAATAGGAGAGGAAACTATGGTAGATATGAACGCTGTAGTTGGTGCTAGAGGAAAGCTTGGTAAAAATGTACATTTAGGTGCTGGTGCTGTAGTTGCTGGTGTTTTAGAACCACCTAGCAGTAACCCTTGCACTATTGAAGATAATGTTCTTATCGGAGCAAATGCTGTTATATTAGAAGGCGTAAAAATTGGTAAAGGTTCTGTAGTAGCTGCAGGCTCTATAGTTACTACTGATGTACCAGAAAATGTAGTAGTCGCTGGTGCTCCGGCTAAAATAATAAAAGAAGTAGATGTAAAGACTAAAGATAAAACTAAACTTTTAGATGATTTAAGAAAATAG
- a CDS encoding GNAT family N-acetyltransferase, giving the protein MTMIIRAVSFEDYKEINEIRCMAGVRENILGRISERFEQSKGFIQSLDNNDHLLVAEIKEEDEKKIVGVIGLNVNSNPRTRHTGSLGMMVHKAYQGTGIGKKLMSEILDLADNWLMVVRIELGVFTDNEKAIKLYEKFGFKIEGTKKYAAIKNGRYADEYIMARYKNI; this is encoded by the coding sequence ATGACTATGATTATTAGAGCTGTAAGTTTTGAGGATTATAAAGAAATAAATGAAATAAGATGCATGGCTGGAGTACGAGAAAATATTTTAGGCAGGATTAGTGAAAGATTTGAACAATCTAAGGGATTTATACAAAGTTTAGACAATAATGATCATCTACTTGTTGCAGAAATAAAAGAAGAGGATGAAAAGAAGATTGTTGGAGTCATTGGTTTAAATGTAAATAGCAATCCTAGAACAAGACATACAGGATCACTAGGAATGATGGTTCATAAAGCTTACCAAGGAACTGGCATAGGAAAAAAGCTTATGAGTGAAATTCTTGATTTAGCAGATAACTGGCTTATGGTAGTTAGAATAGAATTAGGAGTATTTACTGATAACGAAAAAGCTATAAAGCTATATGAGAAATTTGGATTTAAAATTGAAGGAACAAAAAAGTATGCTGCTATTAAAAATGGCAGATATGCTGATGAATATATAATGGCAAGATACAAAAATATATAA
- a CDS encoding single-stranded DNA-binding protein yields MMDNLMLNNKIYLEGTVVEDLEFSHEMYGEGFYNFKMEVPRLSDVSDILNITVSERLLADMELKVGMDIIVEGQLRSYNKFVDGSNRLILTVFARNIEYCIERSKNPNEIFLDGYICKEPVYRTTPFGREIADLLLAVNRPYNKSDYIPNISWGRNARFCKTLQVGDNIRVWGRLQSRYYQKRISEDKTITKVAYEVSISKMERVGDEQADNNGYEESYEENYEEKNFMDNIKEKHA; encoded by the coding sequence ATGATGGACAATTTAATGTTAAACAATAAAATTTATTTAGAGGGAACGGTGGTTGAGGATTTAGAATTCAGTCACGAAATGTACGGAGAAGGATTTTATAATTTTAAAATGGAAGTTCCAAGATTAAGCGATGTATCAGATATATTAAATATAACTGTATCTGAAAGATTGTTAGCAGATATGGAACTAAAAGTAGGTATGGACATTATAGTAGAAGGCCAGCTAAGATCTTATAATAAATTTGTAGATGGAAGTAATAGACTTATATTAACTGTATTTGCTAGAAACATAGAATATTGTATTGAAAGAAGTAAGAATCCTAATGAAATATTTTTGGATGGATATATATGTAAAGAGCCTGTATATAGGACAACTCCCTTCGGTAGGGAAATTGCTGATTTATTGTTAGCAGTAAATAGACCTTATAACAAGTCAGATTATATCCCTAATATATCTTGGGGAAGAAATGCTAGATTCTGTAAAACTTTACAAGTAGGAGATAATATAAGAGTTTGGGGAAGATTACAAAGTAGATATTACCAAAAGAGAATTTCAGAGGATAAAACCATTACTAAGGTAGCTTATGAGGTTTCTATATCAAAGATGGAGAGAGTAGGAGATGAACAAGCAGATAATAATGGTTATGAAGAAAGCTATGAAGAAAATTACGAAGAAAAGAATTTTATGGATAATATAAAAGAAAAACATGCATAA
- a CDS encoding bifunctional folylpolyglutamate synthase/dihydrofolate synthase, with protein sequence MDYKEAREYIQSKAKFGSNLGLERTEKLLELLKNPHKRLRCIHIAGTNGKGSTTAMISAVLKEAGYKVGMYTSPYIEEFEERIQINNYNIPKDDFSHIITKVANVVEKVENMGYGNPTEFEIITVAMFYYFCLKKVDFAVIEVGLGGRLDSTNVLEPILSIITSISYDHMNILGETLEKIAYEKAGIIKKAPVIAYPQKKESEKIIEKVCKEKKCELIKVEDNLINVKREIIQKNIGQQSFKLKTKEDTYNICLSLLGEHQIKNCIVVILAIEKLIKLGIKIKKICIISALKKVKWPARLEIVNKNPLTVIDGAHNIEGIESLKNNVSKYFKYNKLILILGILKDKQVEDMIKILVPLADRVLTVTPHNDRGESSKELMHIVLKYNKNCEYLEEYKECYNKGKSYYEEGDIILICGSLYMVGDMRKLIK encoded by the coding sequence ATGGATTATAAAGAAGCTAGAGAGTATATACAATCAAAAGCTAAGTTTGGTAGTAACTTAGGATTAGAGAGAACAGAAAAGCTCTTAGAACTATTGAAAAACCCTCATAAGAGGTTAAGATGCATACATATAGCAGGTACAAATGGAAAAGGATCTACTACCGCAATGATTTCTGCAGTATTAAAAGAGGCTGGTTATAAAGTTGGAATGTACACATCCCCTTACATAGAGGAATTTGAAGAAAGAATCCAAATAAATAACTATAATATACCTAAAGATGATTTCAGCCATATTATAACTAAGGTGGCTAATGTGGTAGAAAAGGTAGAGAATATGGGATATGGAAATCCTACAGAATTTGAAATTATAACCGTTGCTATGTTTTACTATTTTTGTTTAAAAAAAGTGGATTTTGCGGTGATAGAAGTAGGATTAGGAGGAAGACTAGATTCTACTAATGTATTAGAACCTATCTTAAGTATTATAACCTCTATAAGTTATGACCATATGAACATTTTAGGTGAAACTTTAGAAAAAATAGCTTATGAAAAAGCAGGAATAATAAAAAAAGCTCCTGTTATAGCATATCCACAAAAGAAAGAATCAGAAAAAATTATAGAAAAAGTATGTAAAGAAAAAAAATGTGAGCTTATAAAAGTAGAAGATAATTTAATAAATGTAAAGAGAGAAATTATACAAAAAAATATAGGGCAGCAAAGTTTTAAATTAAAAACTAAAGAAGATACTTATAATATATGTTTATCCTTATTAGGAGAACATCAAATAAAAAATTGTATTGTAGTTATATTAGCTATAGAAAAGTTAATAAAATTAGGAATAAAAATAAAAAAAATATGCATAATATCAGCCCTTAAAAAAGTTAAATGGCCAGCTAGACTAGAAATAGTAAATAAAAATCCTCTAACAGTAATAGACGGAGCCCATAATATAGAGGGTATAGAAAGTTTAAAAAATAATGTGAGTAAATATTTTAAATATAATAAGCTTATTTTAATATTAGGCATATTAAAAGATAAACAAGTAGAAGACATGATAAAAATATTAGTACCACTAGCAGATAGAGTATTAACAGTAACTCCCCATAATGATAGAGGGGAAAGTTCGAAGGAATTAATGCATATTGTATTAAAATATAATAAAAATTGTGAATATTTAGAGGAATATAAAGAATGCTATAATAAAGGAAAGTCTTATTATGAAGAGGGAGATATAATTTTAATTTGTGGGTCATTATACATGGTAGGAGATATGAGAAAATTAATAAAATAA
- a CDS encoding valine--tRNA ligase → MSETREMAKTYDPKEFEERLYKNWEEKSYFTPEVDENKTPYTIVLPPPNITGKLHLGHALDDTLQDILMRTKRMQGFSTLWLPGQDHASIATEVKVENELLKDGIVKKEIGREAFLEKVWEWTEEYRGKIRNQVKKLGCSLDFTRERFTMDQQLDKAVKHFFVKLYNEGLIYQGNRITNWCPKCKTALSDAEIEYSEHEGHFWHVKYPVVGSDEYLEIATTRPETMLGDTAVAVNPKDERYAHLVGKTLMLPLVNREIPIVADDYVDMEFGTGAVKITPAHDPNDYQVGKRHNLPEINVMFDDGRINYEETRYHGMDRYEARKAIVEDLKNEGSLVKIKEHNHNVSCHDRCNTVIEPIISKQWFVKMEELAKPAIEVVKNKKVNFVPERFDKTYFNWMENIQDWCISRQLWWGHRIPVWYCKDCGEVIVVTEEPTKCPKCNSEKLQQDNDVLDTWFSSALWPFSTLGWPDKTPDLKYFYPNNTLVTGYDIIFFWVARMVFSGLYCMDDIPFDTVLIHGIVRDSEGRKMSKSLGNGVDPIEVIEEYGADALRFTLVTGNAPGNDIRYYPERVESARNFANKIWNASRFVLMNLDKDLMDKYKDNKNYTIADKWILSRLNKVVKEVTENIEKFELGIASQKIYDFIWGEFCDWYIELVKPVLYGEDEQSKGIAFNVLHRVLETSLQLLHPIMPFITEEIYTHLYTEYESIVISKWPEYDENLKDEKSEKAMEYIIEAIKSIRNVRTEMNVPPSRKAKLMIYLTENEAETSFKEGEVYFQKLASASEVSFLENKETSDKNVSVVTRGAEIFIPLLELVDIEKELERLNKEKEKLEKEIDRVEKKLSNEKFVSKAPEAVVNEEREKGEKYKAMLKSVLESLESLK, encoded by the coding sequence ATGTCAGAAACAAGAGAAATGGCAAAAACTTATGATCCTAAAGAGTTTGAAGAAAGACTTTATAAAAATTGGGAAGAAAAATCTTATTTTACACCAGAGGTAGATGAAAATAAGACACCATATACTATAGTACTACCACCACCAAATATAACAGGAAAACTTCATTTAGGCCATGCATTAGATGATACATTACAAGATATATTAATGAGAACAAAAAGAATGCAAGGCTTTAGTACTCTATGGTTACCAGGACAAGATCATGCTAGTATTGCTACAGAAGTTAAAGTTGAAAATGAATTATTAAAAGATGGTATAGTAAAAAAAGAAATAGGAAGAGAAGCATTTCTTGAAAAAGTATGGGAATGGACAGAAGAATATAGAGGAAAAATAAGAAACCAAGTTAAAAAATTAGGCTGTTCTTTAGATTTTACAAGAGAAAGATTTACTATGGATCAACAATTGGATAAAGCAGTAAAACATTTCTTTGTAAAATTATATAATGAGGGCTTAATTTATCAAGGTAACAGAATAACAAACTGGTGTCCAAAATGTAAAACAGCTCTATCTGATGCAGAAATAGAATATAGTGAACATGAAGGACATTTTTGGCACGTAAAATATCCAGTAGTAGGTAGTGATGAATATTTAGAAATAGCTACTACAAGACCAGAGACAATGCTTGGAGATACAGCAGTAGCCGTTAATCCAAAGGATGAAAGGTATGCTCACTTAGTAGGGAAAACTCTTATGTTACCATTAGTTAATAGAGAAATACCTATAGTTGCTGATGATTATGTAGATATGGAATTTGGTACAGGAGCAGTTAAAATAACTCCAGCTCATGATCCTAATGATTATCAAGTAGGTAAAAGACACAACTTGCCAGAAATTAATGTAATGTTTGATGATGGAAGAATTAATTATGAAGAAACTAGATATCATGGAATGGATAGATATGAAGCTAGAAAAGCTATAGTAGAAGATTTGAAAAATGAAGGTTCCTTAGTAAAAATAAAAGAGCATAATCATAATGTAAGCTGCCATGATAGATGTAATACAGTAATAGAACCTATAATTTCAAAACAATGGTTTGTAAAAATGGAGGAACTTGCAAAACCAGCTATAGAAGTAGTAAAAAATAAAAAGGTTAATTTTGTACCAGAAAGATTTGATAAAACTTATTTCAATTGGATGGAAAACATTCAAGATTGGTGTATATCAAGACAATTATGGTGGGGTCATAGAATTCCTGTTTGGTATTGTAAAGATTGTGGTGAAGTTATAGTAGTTACTGAAGAACCAACAAAATGCCCAAAATGTAATAGTGAAAAATTACAGCAGGATAATGATGTTTTAGATACTTGGTTTAGTTCAGCTCTATGGCCTTTTTCAACTTTAGGCTGGCCAGATAAAACACCAGATTTAAAATATTTTTATCCAAACAATACATTAGTAACAGGATATGATATTATATTCTTCTGGGTAGCTAGAATGGTATTCTCAGGACTTTATTGTATGGATGATATTCCATTTGATACAGTATTAATCCACGGTATAGTTAGAGATTCAGAAGGAAGAAAGATGTCTAAGTCCTTAGGAAATGGTGTAGATCCAATAGAAGTAATAGAAGAATATGGTGCAGATGCACTAAGATTTACATTAGTAACAGGAAATGCTCCAGGAAATGATATAAGATATTATCCTGAAAGAGTAGAATCTGCAAGAAATTTTGCTAATAAAATATGGAATGCATCTAGATTTGTTCTTATGAACCTGGATAAAGATTTAATGGATAAATATAAAGATAATAAAAACTATACTATAGCTGATAAATGGATATTATCAAGATTAAACAAAGTAGTTAAAGAGGTTACAGAAAATATAGAAAAATTTGAGCTTGGAATAGCTTCTCAAAAGATTTATGACTTTATATGGGGAGAATTCTGTGATTGGTATATAGAACTTGTAAAACCAGTATTATATGGAGAAGATGAACAGTCAAAAGGAATAGCTTTCAATGTACTTCATAGAGTATTAGAAACTTCATTACAATTATTACATCCTATAATGCCATTTATAACAGAAGAAATATATACTCATTTATATACAGAATATGAATCAATAGTTATATCAAAATGGCCAGAATATGATGAAAATCTAAAAGATGAAAAATCAGAAAAGGCTATGGAATATATTATAGAAGCTATTAAATCTATAAGAAATGTTAGAACAGAAATGAACGTTCCACCTTCTAGAAAGGCTAAATTAATGATTTATTTAACAGAAAATGAAGCAGAAACATCCTTTAAAGAAGGAGAAGTTTATTTCCAAAAACTAGCTTCAGCTTCAGAAGTTAGTTTCTTAGAAAATAAAGAAACATCAGATAAAAACGTATCTGTAGTTACAAGAGGAGCAGAAATATTTATACCGTTATTAGAATTAGTAGATATAGAAAAAGAATTAGAAAGACTAAATAAAGAAAAAGAAAAACTAGAAAAAGAAATAGATAGAGTAGAAAAAAAATTATCTAATGAAAAATTTGTATCTAAAGCACCAGAAGCTGTAGTTAATGAAGAAAGAGAAAAGGGTGAAAAGTATAAAGCAATGCTTAAATCTGTGCTTGAAAGTTTAGAATCATTAAAATAG
- a CDS encoding DUF4364 family protein, which produces MFDDALELAENKLLILYVFNRLDLSISNNKITEIILENNLINYFTLQQYLSELASSGFIKNTDQHKIIITEKGNRVLSMFIDRISEDKIESINNYLDSKLNSIKKEVNIMADYTLENKDTFLVRLKATENNFLLMDIKLSVNSNKEAKEICSKWKENSSAMYSQILNILKSTNDN; this is translated from the coding sequence ATGTTTGATGATGCTTTAGAATTAGCTGAAAATAAATTGCTGATTCTTTATGTATTTAATAGATTAGACCTTTCTATCTCTAATAATAAAATAACCGAAATTATATTAGAAAATAATCTAATTAATTATTTTACTTTACAGCAATATCTATCCGAACTTGCATCTTCTGGCTTTATTAAGAATACAGATCAACATAAAATAATAATTACAGAAAAAGGCAACCGTGTTCTCTCAATGTTTATAGATAGAATTAGTGAAGATAAAATTGAATCTATAAATAATTATTTAGACTCTAAATTAAATTCGATAAAAAAAGAAGTTAATATCATGGCTGATTATACCTTAGAAAACAAAGATACCTTCTTAGTAAGGTTAAAAGCCACTGAAAATAACTTCTTATTAATGGATATAAAGTTATCTGTAAATTCAAATAAAGAAGCAAAAGAAATCTGTTCTAAGTGGAAAGAAAATTCTAGTGCAATGTATTCACAAATATTAAACATTTTAAAATCAACAAATGACAATTGA
- a CDS encoding ABC transporter ATP-binding protein — MEVINIKDLVKNYNLNNSNGKIKNKIEVIKGVNLIVEEGDFIGIMGKSGCGKTTLMKLLGFIDRPTSGNIIFKGKNSKQFSKDEIADIRRKEIGFVFQDFYLMDSLSVKENIMLPMILEGEETNKMLSATKELAKHFEISHLLNKNVYELSGGEKQRVAICRALINEPDLILADEPTGNLDSKSAQLVIDSLININKDMKKTIILVTHDAQIASYCKKVIFLKDGNIIGDINKKHKKEEFYNNIIGMVKKL, encoded by the coding sequence ATGGAGGTTATAAATATAAAGGATTTAGTTAAAAACTATAATTTAAATAACAGCAATGGGAAGATAAAAAATAAGATAGAAGTAATAAAAGGAGTAAATTTGATTGTTGAAGAAGGAGATTTTATTGGGATTATGGGGAAATCAGGCTGTGGAAAGACAACATTAATGAAATTACTTGGTTTTATTGATAGACCCACATCTGGTAATATCATTTTTAAGGGTAAAAATTCAAAACAGTTTAGCAAAGATGAAATTGCAGATATTAGAAGAAAAGAAATTGGTTTTGTTTTTCAGGATTTTTATTTGATGGATAGCCTAAGTGTAAAGGAAAATATTATGCTTCCAATGATTCTGGAAGGAGAAGAGACTAATAAAATGTTAAGTGCAACGAAAGAGCTGGCTAAGCATTTTGAAATTAGTCATTTGTTAAACAAAAATGTTTATGAATTGTCTGGAGGAGAAAAACAGCGAGTGGCAATATGTAGAGCCTTAATAAATGAACCAGATTTAATATTGGCAGATGAACCAACGGGAAATTTGGATTCTAAATCTGCACAGCTTGTAATCGATAGTTTGATTAATATTAATAAAGATATGAAGAAAACAATAATACTTGTAACCCATGATGCTCAGATTGCTAGTTATTGTAAGAAAGTAATATTCTTAAAAGATGGAAATATTATAGGTGATATTAATAAAAAGCATAAAAAGGAAGAGTTTTATAATAATATTATTGGAATGGTAAAAAAATTATAA
- a CDS encoding YncE family protein, with protein MRYIYVCNTSTDCISKVSIDNFKEENKITLNNEASTRIGPHGICVYNDKLLVANSYSNSLSVVDGKLGREVENYFIGMHCNDVVAYGDKAYVICGDLNNVTVFDMVKKKILKQIPCGDLPHSIVIDKQKEILMISNMGTDSITLIDCKEENRVKNIRVGSYPTKAVFTVDGKYILVCESNLGSDYKGSISIISRKNYKLLYRIPVGNSPVDMCVDEKLCIVSNFGDGTISLIDINYYEKIKDIIVGGMPRGVCKIKDNIYVGDNYKNLFLKINIRTNNKKYIPIGGEPTGILVL; from the coding sequence ATGAGGTATATTTATGTATGCAATACATCTACAGATTGTATTTCTAAGGTTTCTATAGATAATTTTAAAGAAGAAAACAAAATAACCCTAAATAATGAAGCATCCACTAGAATAGGGCCTCATGGTATATGTGTATATAATGATAAATTGCTAGTAGCTAATAGTTATAGTAATTCTCTTTCTGTAGTAGATGGAAAATTAGGAAGAGAAGTTGAAAATTATTTTATAGGAATGCATTGTAATGATGTAGTTGCATATGGAGATAAAGCCTATGTTATTTGTGGTGATCTAAACAATGTAACTGTATTTGACATGGTTAAAAAGAAAATTTTAAAACAAATACCTTGCGGAGATTTACCACATAGCATAGTTATTGATAAACAGAAAGAAATATTAATGATATCAAATATGGGAACAGATAGTATAACATTAATAGATTGTAAAGAAGAAAATAGAGTGAAAAATATAAGAGTTGGATCTTATCCAACAAAAGCTGTTTTCACAGTAGACGGTAAATATATATTAGTATGTGAAAGCAATTTAGGTTCTGATTATAAAGGAAGTATAAGTATAATATCTAGAAAAAATTATAAACTTTTATATAGAATTCCTGTAGGAAATTCACCAGTTGATATGTGCGTTGATGAGAAGTTATGTATAGTTTCTAATTTTGGTGATGGTACTATTAGTTTGATTGATATAAATTACTATGAAAAAATAAAAGATATAATTGTTGGTGGCATGCCTCGAGGAGTGTGTAAAATAAAAGATAATATTTATGTGGGAGATAATTATAAAAATTTATTTTTAAAGATAAATATTAGAACTAACAATAAAAAATATATACCTATAGGTGGAGAACCTACAGGTATTTTAGTATTATAA